In Oncorhynchus masou masou isolate Uvic2021 chromosome 10, UVic_Omas_1.1, whole genome shotgun sequence, a single genomic region encodes these proteins:
- the LOC135547131 gene encoding ORM1-like protein 1 isoform X1 encodes MQSKPKTWSLTTEETNLPSPPLEMNRQIIERVEDYKFLGTIIGNKNKMNVGVAHSEVNPNTRVMNSRGIWLTYALGVGMLHIVLLSIPFFSVPVVWTLTNVIHNFGMYVFMHAVKGTPFETPDQGKARLLTHWEQLDYGVQFTSSRKFFTISPIILYFLASFYTKYDTTHFVINTASLLSVLIPKLPQLHGVRIFGINKY; translated from the exons ATGCAATCAAAACCAAAGACCTGGTCATTGACTACAGAAGAGACCAACCTACCATCCCCACCACTGGAGATGAACAGACAGATCATTGAGCGAGTGGAGGACTACAAATTCCTAGGAACCATCATTGGCAACAA AAACAAAATGAATGTTGGCGTAGCGCACAGTGAGGTGAACCCCAACACTCGGGTCATGAACAGTCGAGGGATCTGGCTCACCTATGCCCTCGGTGTTGGAATGCTTCACATTGTGCTCTTGAGCATACCCTTCTTCAGTGTACCTGTGGTGTGGACTCTCACAAATGTTATACACAATTTT GGGATGTATGTCTTCATGCATGCAGTGAAAGGCACTCCGTTTGAGACCCCAGACCAAGGCAAAGCCCGGCTCCTGACACATTGGGAACAGTTGGACTACGGCGTGCAGTTCACATCATCCAGAAAATTCTTCACCATCTCCCCAATCATTTT ATATTTTCTTGCAAGTTTCTACACGAAGTACGACACTACACACTTTGTCATAAACACTGCCTCCCTTTTGAGTGTGCTGATCCCCAAATTGCCACAACTACACGGAGTCCGCATCTTTGGCATCAACAAGTATTAA
- the LOC135547131 gene encoding ORM1-like protein 1 isoform X2, which yields MNVGVAHSEVNPNTRVMNSRGIWLTYALGVGMLHIVLLSIPFFSVPVVWTLTNVIHNFGMYVFMHAVKGTPFETPDQGKARLLTHWEQLDYGVQFTSSRKFFTISPIILYFLASFYTKYDTTHFVINTASLLSVLIPKLPQLHGVRIFGINKY from the exons ATGAATGTTGGCGTAGCGCACAGTGAGGTGAACCCCAACACTCGGGTCATGAACAGTCGAGGGATCTGGCTCACCTATGCCCTCGGTGTTGGAATGCTTCACATTGTGCTCTTGAGCATACCCTTCTTCAGTGTACCTGTGGTGTGGACTCTCACAAATGTTATACACAATTTT GGGATGTATGTCTTCATGCATGCAGTGAAAGGCACTCCGTTTGAGACCCCAGACCAAGGCAAAGCCCGGCTCCTGACACATTGGGAACAGTTGGACTACGGCGTGCAGTTCACATCATCCAGAAAATTCTTCACCATCTCCCCAATCATTTT ATATTTTCTTGCAAGTTTCTACACGAAGTACGACACTACACACTTTGTCATAAACACTGCCTCCCTTTTGAGTGTGCTGATCCCCAAATTGCCACAACTACACGGAGTCCGCATCTTTGGCATCAACAAGTATTAA